The following coding sequences lie in one Rutidosis leptorrhynchoides isolate AG116_Rl617_1_P2 chromosome 4, CSIRO_AGI_Rlap_v1, whole genome shotgun sequence genomic window:
- the LOC139844320 gene encoding DEAD-box ATP-dependent RNA helicase 38 translates to MADTDSAATTTANTTTTTSPIPKSTVVGRWADEPDDIPDEPPSTSSDATADEVNLSSLAIDESKKLNNFLDDPEDSNIQAVTSGETPYTSAVRFEDLNLSPELLKGLYVEMKFERPSKIQSISLPMILTPPHKNLIAQAHNGSGKTTCFVLGMLSRVDPKLGVPQALCICPTRELAIQNMEVLLKMGKFTGITSELALPADKAHYIPISKRAPVTAQVIIGTPGTINKWIAAKKLGTSHLKILVFDEADHMLAESGFKEDSVRIMKEIVKWSPKCQVLLFSATFNDVVKAFVSKIVKDLFVHEYNQLFVKKEELSLDSVKQYKVNLPDELSKIMVIKDKIMDFGEKIGQTIIFVRSKKSAAMLHEELVKYGFEVTTIHGNLIQEDRDKIVKEFKDGLTHVLISTDVLARGFDQSQVNLVVNYDLPVVYNSPEEPDYEVYLHRIGRAGRFGRKGAVFNLLCGERDDRIMEKIEKHFNHYVSKVRSWESDEDFKDALQKAGLM, encoded by the exons ATGGCCGACACCGATTCCGCTGCCACCACCACCGCCAACACAACCACAACCACCTCCCCGATCCCCAAATCCACCGTCGTCGGAAGATGGGCCGACGAACCCGACGATATCCCCGACGAACCACCGTCTACTTCCTCCGACGCCACCGCAGACGAAGTTAACCTCAGCTCTCTCGCCATCGACGAATCAAAAAAACTCAACAACTTTCTCGATGATCCAGAAGATTCCAACATTCAAGCT GTTACTTCTGGAGAGACACCGTATACGTCTGCTGTAAGATTTGAGGATTTGAATTTATCACCAGAGTTATTGAAAGGATTATATGTTGAGATGAAATTTGAGAGACCTAGTAAGATTCAATCCATAAGTTTGCCAATGATTTTAACTCCGCCCCATAAGAATTTAATCGCACAAGCACATAATGGTTCTGGAAAGACTACGTGTTTCGTTCTCGGTATGCTGAGTCGGGTCGACCCGAAACTAGGTGTTCCCCAAGCTCTTTGTATCTGTCCAACTCGAGAGTTGGCAATTCAG AATATGGAAGTGCTATTGAAGATGGGAAAGTTCACTGGTATTACGTCGGAGCTGGCTCTTCCTGCCGATAAAGCCCATTATATCCCGATATCCAAGCGAGCACCAGTGACGGCACAAGTGATTATTGGCACGCCTGGTACAATTAATAAATGGATTGCGGCTAAGAAGCTCGGTACATCTCATTTGAAGATTCTCGTGTTTGATGAGGCCGATCATATGCTTGCAGAG AGCGGGTTTAAAGAAGATTCTGTGAGGATAATGAAGGAAATCGTCAAGTGGAGTCCTAAATGCCAG GTGCTACTATTTTCTGCTACCTTCAATGACGTTGTGAAGGCTTTTGTGTCAAAAATTGTGAAAGATCTTTTTGTACATGAATACAACCAATTGTTTGTGAAGAAGGAAGAGTTGTCTTTGGACTCTGTCAAGCAATATAAAGTCAACTTACCCGACGAGCTTTCAAAGATTATGGTTATTAAGGACAAAATAATGGATTTTGGGGAGAAAATCGGACAGACAATTATATTTGTTCGCTCTAAAAAAAGTGCTGCTATGTTACATGAAGAACTCGTTAAATACGGATTCGAGGTAACAACAATTCACGGTAATCTTATACAAGAAGATAGAGATAAGATAGTCAAAGAATTTAAAGATGGGTTGACTCACGTTTTGATATCAACTGATGTTCTTGCTCGAGGGTTTGACCAATCTCAG GTGAATTTGGTAGTAAATTATGATCTCCCGGTAGTATATAATTCTCCTGAAGAGCCTGATTATGAAGTATACTTGCACCGCATTGGTAGAGCGGGAAGGTTTGGCCGCAAGG